Proteins encoded by one window of Porphyrobacter sp. YT40:
- a CDS encoding sulfotransferase domain-containing protein, which produces MKQKLYWATHIATNSPLLAKHALSVALESRRTQPHKRQQILVATHHKVLTVFLARVFRTFATITGRSWDVKPGNNLDYARDVLVAHQSLLRWEFLPPGFAGIHVIRDPRDVLVSSMHYHRKSNERWLQWPVERLGWRTYQEALNALPNDEDRLIFEIEGETGVTIRNMLNWDYNRPGVAECRYDDLIGEHALGNFTKVIAGWDLTDNERVLLRDLFDYFSLGGPGQKKTHIRNPSTGQWRKHFTPRVQDAFDRAFPGAAAQLGFEE; this is translated from the coding sequence ATGAAGCAGAAACTCTACTGGGCAACGCACATTGCCACCAACTCTCCACTTCTGGCCAAGCACGCCCTGTCGGTCGCCCTCGAATCGCGCCGCACCCAGCCGCATAAGCGCCAGCAGATCCTTGTCGCCACGCACCACAAGGTGCTGACGGTGTTTCTCGCACGGGTGTTCCGGACCTTCGCCACCATCACTGGCCGCAGCTGGGACGTGAAGCCTGGCAACAACCTCGATTACGCCCGCGATGTCCTCGTCGCGCACCAGTCGCTTTTGCGCTGGGAGTTTCTGCCGCCTGGATTTGCCGGGATCCACGTGATCCGCGACCCGCGCGACGTGCTGGTCTCGAGCATGCATTACCACCGCAAATCGAACGAGCGGTGGCTACAATGGCCGGTCGAGAGGCTGGGCTGGAGGACCTATCAAGAAGCGCTCAACGCACTGCCGAACGACGAGGACCGGCTGATCTTCGAGATCGAGGGCGAAACCGGCGTCACGATCCGCAACATGCTGAACTGGGACTACAACCGGCCCGGCGTTGCCGAGTGCCGCTACGATGATCTCATCGGGGAACACGCGCTCGGCAACTTCACCAAGGTGATCGCTGGGTGGGACCTCACCGACAACGAGCGGGTGTTGCTTCGCGATCTGTTCGACTACTTTTCGCTTGGTGGTCCAGGCCAGAAAAAGACCCATATCCGCAATCCTTCGACCGGGCAGTGGCGCAAGCATTTCACGCCGCGGGTGCAGGACGCCTTCGATCGCGCCTTTCCGGGGGCCGCGGCCCAGCTCGGCTTTGAAGAGTGA
- the rfbD gene encoding dTDP-4-dehydrorhamnose reductase, giving the protein MNVLVTGANGQLGGALQRTAPAWADINAIDVEDVDLTDAAMLTARLVVEAPDVIINAAAYTAVDKAENDEALARAINAEAVAVMVEAMAGTGGKVVHVSTDYVFDGTASTPYPPDAPRNPQSAYGRTKAEGEDHLRPEDLLVRTAWVYEAGGANFVRTMIRLMKERDELGVVADQIGSPTWATGLARTLWALIEKGATGTFHHSDDGAVSWHGFAVAIAEEAHALGLIPRIPAINAITTADYPTPARRPAFSLLDCSATRAFLGDAAVPWRDNLRAMLKEEAKLG; this is encoded by the coding sequence ATGAACGTCCTCGTCACCGGCGCGAACGGCCAGCTTGGCGGGGCCTTGCAGCGCACCGCGCCCGCATGGGCCGATATCAACGCGATCGATGTCGAGGATGTCGACCTCACCGATGCCGCGATGCTCACCGCGCGGCTGGTGGTCGAAGCGCCCGATGTGATCATCAACGCCGCCGCCTACACCGCGGTCGACAAGGCCGAGAACGATGAGGCTCTGGCGCGCGCGATCAATGCCGAGGCTGTCGCGGTGATGGTCGAGGCGATGGCAGGGACCGGGGGCAAGGTGGTCCACGTCTCGACCGACTACGTGTTCGACGGCACGGCCTCGACGCCCTATCCGCCCGACGCGCCGCGCAATCCGCAGTCCGCCTATGGTCGCACCAAAGCCGAAGGCGAGGATCACCTGCGCCCCGAAGACCTGCTGGTGCGCACCGCGTGGGTCTATGAAGCGGGCGGCGCGAACTTCGTGCGGACCATGATCCGGCTGATGAAGGAGCGTGACGAGCTGGGCGTGGTCGCCGACCAGATCGGCTCTCCCACCTGGGCCACCGGCCTCGCCCGCACCCTCTGGGCGCTGATCGAAAAGGGCGCGACCGGCACCTTTCATCACTCCGATGATGGCGCGGTCAGCTGGCACGGCTTCGCGGTTGCCATCGCCGAGGAGGCCCATGCGCTGGGCCTCATCCCCCGCATCCCGGCGATCAACGCGATCACCACCGCCGACTATCCGACCCCCGCCCGCCGCCCGGCCTTCTCGCTGCTTGATTGCAGCGCGACCCGCGCCTTTCTGGGCGATGCCGCGGTCCCCTGGCGCGACAATCTGCGCGCAATGCTGAAAGAGGAAGCGAAGCTTGGCTAA
- the rfbB gene encoding dTDP-glucose 4,6-dehydratase produces MANLLVTGGAGFIGGNFVHYWNAKHSEDRVIVLDALTYAGNRSTLEGTAAELVVGDIRDTPLVESLLRDHAIDTLVHFAAESHVDRSISGPDAFIDTNILGTNSLLKAARSVWLSGSGRPHRFHHISTDEVFGSLGPSDPAFSEITPYAPNSPYSASKAASDHLVRAYHHTFGLEVTTSNCSNNYGPYQYPEKLIPLFLLNALHGRNLPIYGDGMNVRDWLHVEDHCRGIEACLANGKPGETYNIGGGAELPNLEVIAAICREVDRAFAEVDGLAERYPDAPAAKGEATESLKTFVTDRAGHDRRYAIDETKARAELGYVPAHDFDVGLRQTLRWYLDNEAWWRPLVKA; encoded by the coding sequence TTGGCTAATCTGCTTGTCACCGGCGGCGCCGGGTTCATCGGCGGCAACTTCGTCCACTATTGGAACGCGAAGCACTCCGAAGACCGCGTCATCGTGCTAGACGCGCTGACTTATGCCGGCAATCGCTCGACGCTCGAAGGCACGGCGGCCGAATTGGTGGTCGGCGACATCCGCGACACCCCACTCGTGGAAAGCCTGCTGCGCGATCACGCGATCGACACGCTGGTGCACTTCGCCGCCGAAAGCCATGTCGACCGCTCGATCAGCGGGCCCGACGCCTTCATCGACACCAATATCCTCGGCACCAACAGCCTCTTGAAAGCCGCCCGCAGCGTATGGCTGTCGGGAAGCGGCCGGCCGCACCGGTTCCACCACATCTCGACCGACGAGGTGTTCGGATCATTGGGGCCGAGTGATCCGGCCTTCTCGGAAATCACGCCCTATGCCCCCAACTCGCCCTATTCGGCGAGCAAGGCAGCCTCGGACCACTTGGTGCGCGCCTATCACCATACCTTCGGACTGGAGGTGACGACCAGCAATTGCTCGAACAATTACGGGCCTTACCAATATCCCGAAAAGCTGATTCCGCTGTTCCTCCTCAACGCGCTGCACGGGCGCAACCTGCCGATCTATGGCGACGGGATGAACGTGCGCGACTGGCTGCATGTCGAGGATCACTGCCGCGGGATCGAGGCGTGCCTCGCCAATGGCAAGCCGGGCGAGACCTACAATATCGGCGGCGGGGCGGAACTGCCCAACCTTGAGGTCATCGCCGCGATCTGCCGCGAGGTCGACCGTGCGTTCGCAGAGGTCGATGGTCTCGCCGAACGCTACCCCGATGCCCCGGCCGCGAAGGGCGAGGCGACCGAGAGCCTCAAGACCTTCGTCACCGACCGCGCCGGACACGATCGCCGCTATGCCATTGACGAGACCAAGGCCCGGGCCGAGCTCGGCTATGTCCCGGCGCATGACTTCGACGTGGGCCTGCGCCAGACCCTGCGCTGGTATCTCGACAACGAGGCGTGGTGGCGCCCCTTGGTCAAGGCCTAG
- a CDS encoding oligosaccharide flippase family protein, protein MAQMFGAKIIGLYQIAFTTMTLLAGMAALGQPVIMVRQLPTLLRENRLAEARERFRGSFRFVADLGIALALLAAAISLPMATLLIEDTGLASFIIAIAPAVLLLPLVRLQCALLRCHGQVRLSQSLEGVGYTTFAMLVMLGLWQSGGNYNPLFAPAALVTGLTMSLATGAYFVRKSLGKEGRSAPTARPEIAAGAWVATAPLVTLAGNWLILLTIGAMLGAADAGVFRTAVQICMLMELINTSFATMAGPHLAFAAGSRDTARLRRIILVAGGIGIALASPLGLLAIMAPKWLLGLFGPEFVSGAEALRWIAVGQLVNVAAGPVGIALVMQKRERTVLLVEIGATACGLLTVFALVPQWGLTGASLGVLIAVAIRNLTNAALVWMARADPEAEA, encoded by the coding sequence ATGGCGCAGATGTTCGGCGCCAAGATCATCGGTCTCTATCAGATCGCCTTCACCACCATGACCCTGCTCGCCGGCATGGCCGCGCTGGGGCAGCCGGTGATCATGGTCCGGCAACTACCAACGCTGCTGCGGGAAAACCGTCTGGCCGAGGCGAGAGAGCGGTTCCGCGGGAGTTTCCGCTTTGTCGCTGATCTGGGCATTGCCCTTGCCCTGCTGGCTGCGGCAATCAGCCTGCCAATGGCCACACTGCTGATCGAGGATACAGGGCTTGCTTCCTTCATCATCGCGATCGCCCCGGCGGTGCTGCTGCTGCCGCTCGTCAGGTTGCAATGCGCGCTGCTGCGGTGCCACGGTCAGGTACGTCTGTCGCAGTCGCTTGAAGGGGTGGGCTATACGACTTTCGCCATGCTGGTGATGCTGGGACTGTGGCAATCGGGCGGCAATTACAACCCGTTATTCGCACCCGCAGCGCTGGTGACGGGGTTGACCATGTCCCTTGCAACCGGGGCCTATTTTGTCCGCAAATCGCTGGGCAAGGAGGGACGCAGCGCGCCGACGGCCCGGCCCGAAATCGCGGCGGGGGCCTGGGTGGCGACGGCACCGCTCGTTACGCTAGCCGGCAACTGGCTGATCCTCCTCACGATCGGCGCGATGCTCGGCGCTGCCGACGCGGGGGTGTTTCGCACCGCAGTGCAGATATGCATGCTGATGGAGCTGATCAACACCTCCTTCGCCACGATGGCCGGCCCCCACCTCGCCTTCGCCGCCGGCAGCCGCGACACTGCGCGGCTGCGGCGGATCATTCTGGTGGCAGGCGGCATCGGCATCGCGCTGGCATCGCCGCTCGGATTGCTCGCCATCATGGCGCCCAAATGGTTGCTTGGCCTGTTTGGCCCGGAATTCGTCTCCGGGGCAGAGGCACTGCGCTGGATCGCAGTGGGACAGCTGGTGAATGTCGCCGCCGGCCCGGTGGGCATCGCGCTGGTCATGCAGAAGCGCGAACGCACGGTGCTGCTGGTCGAGATCGGCGCGACCGCCTGCGGCCTGCTCACCGTCTTCGCGCTGGTCCCGCAATGGGGGCTGACAGGCGCGAGCCTAGGCGTGTTAATTGCGGTCGCGATCCGCAATCTGACCAATGCTGCCCTAGTCTGGATGGCCAGGGCGGATCCGGAAGCAGAAGCCTAG
- a CDS encoding acyltransferase, which produces MLRLVAASAVLVHHAMKIEHDIVRDDWLYQFSQGYAQLGLLAVSVFFALSGFLITPGLVKSGNVIGYLSRRFMRIMPLLAAVVVGTSLVVGPWFSGLPVAEYYSSPVTWRYLKTVTTFLSLQLPGVVDYDGGDTINGPIWTLHYEWTCYLLLAVLAWAGVMRRRWVFLSLYATALAGLWFGLGPIVVDGGRTKLFIFLFLFAYFGAGVLIQLFSDVVPWSRTLMLAALALLVAAWATPFDYLIAPLLTTYLVVGIGLLRFPKTPLTTGVDLSYGVYLMHSVVLMMLMNLYPFTSWLALFAVCWPITLALAYASWRWIEEPALGHKEWPERIARGVLARLRPRAEAGA; this is translated from the coding sequence ATGCTGCGACTGGTCGCGGCGAGCGCGGTGTTGGTACACCACGCGATGAAGATCGAACATGACATCGTGCGCGATGACTGGCTGTATCAGTTCTCGCAAGGCTACGCCCAACTTGGCCTGCTGGCGGTGTCGGTTTTCTTTGCGCTCAGCGGGTTCCTGATCACTCCGGGGCTGGTGAAAAGCGGGAACGTGATCGGCTATCTCAGCCGCCGGTTCATGCGGATCATGCCATTGCTGGCCGCGGTGGTGGTGGGCACATCGCTTGTCGTCGGCCCGTGGTTTTCCGGGCTCCCGGTAGCGGAATATTACAGCAGCCCGGTGACGTGGCGCTATCTCAAGACCGTCACCACCTTCCTCAGCCTGCAACTGCCCGGCGTTGTCGACTATGACGGAGGCGACACGATCAACGGCCCGATCTGGACGCTGCACTACGAATGGACGTGCTACTTGCTGCTGGCGGTGCTGGCCTGGGCGGGTGTGATGCGGCGTCGCTGGGTGTTCCTGTCGCTCTATGCCACCGCGCTGGCGGGGCTGTGGTTCGGGCTCGGCCCGATCGTAGTCGATGGCGGGCGCACCAAGTTGTTCATTTTCCTGTTCCTGTTCGCCTATTTCGGCGCTGGCGTGCTGATCCAGTTGTTCAGCGATGTCGTGCCCTGGTCGCGCACGCTGATGCTGGCGGCGCTGGCGCTGCTGGTGGCGGCGTGGGCGACGCCGTTCGACTACCTGATTGCGCCCTTGCTCACCACCTATCTGGTGGTCGGCATCGGTCTGCTACGCTTTCCCAAGACGCCGCTAACGACGGGCGTCGATCTGTCTTACGGCGTCTACCTCATGCATTCGGTGGTGCTGATGATGCTGATGAACCTCTATCCCTTCACCTCGTGGCTGGCGCTGTTCGCGGTGTGCTGGCCGATCACGCTGGCGCTCGCCTATGCCTCGTGGCGGTGGATCGAGGAACCGGCGCTGGGCCACAAGGAATGGCCGGAACGGATCGCGCGCGGGGTGCTCGCCCGGCTCCGTCCGCGTGCGGAGGCCGGGGCATGA
- a CDS encoding SDR family oxidoreductase, whose translation MSAAQRHVAITGASGGIGQALARQFAADGHRVSAMGRNEAVLAELAAAAPNITPITVDVADGASCAAGFAAAEAAHGPVEHLIAAAAVYPKAHFLDQTPEHLDDVLRINVVGVANAVRAVLPAMLTRNYGRVVVMGSLADMNPLPGSLAYSVSKGALHSLVRGIAGEIDRDRYPDVLVNEFSPGATRTAMSDYGHAPEEIYAMLLPLLTCGRDGPHGRFFQEWGEIRLGESWKGTIKRIVLRR comes from the coding sequence ATGAGCGCCGCTCAGCGCCATGTCGCCATCACCGGGGCGAGCGGCGGGATCGGGCAGGCGCTCGCCCGCCAGTTTGCCGCTGACGGGCACCGCGTGTCGGCAATGGGCCGCAATGAAGCCGTGCTGGCCGAGCTCGCCGCTGCTGCCCCAAACATCACCCCGATTACGGTCGATGTCGCCGATGGTGCGTCCTGCGCGGCAGGCTTTGCCGCGGCCGAGGCGGCGCATGGCCCGGTCGAGCATCTGATCGCTGCCGCCGCCGTCTATCCCAAGGCGCACTTCCTCGACCAGACGCCCGAGCATCTGGACGATGTCCTGCGCATCAACGTGGTCGGTGTCGCCAATGCCGTGCGCGCAGTGCTGCCTGCGATGCTGACGCGCAATTACGGGCGGGTGGTGGTGATGGGCTCGCTCGCCGACATGAACCCGCTGCCCGGATCGCTCGCCTATTCGGTGTCCAAGGGCGCGCTCCATTCGCTGGTGCGCGGGATCGCGGGCGAGATCGACCGCGATCGTTACCCGGATGTGCTGGTCAACGAATTCAGCCCCGGCGCGACCCGCACCGCGATGAGCGACTACGGCCATGCGCCGGAAGAGATCTACGCCATGCTCCTGCCGCTGCTGACCTGCGGGCGCGACGGCCCGCACGGACGGTTCTTTCAGGAATGGGGCGAGATCCGGCTGGGTGAGAGCTGGAAGGGCACGATCAAGCGGATCGTGCTGCGGCGCTGA
- a CDS encoding class I SAM-dependent methyltransferase, which yields MLNKKKIGRMIPYPVIENGRKVINIGPHRCQVCQSPVRRFRDTGYGFEVLERLQVVGGLRRFADQCPVCHSSSRERLIWFWLSQADKGFRFARDITIAHFAPEKGLTRRISEAAPKNYTAYDFEPSRYRHIDTVEQADLSALPMADDSVDLLICNHVLEHVPDVDLALAQIRRVLKPGGTAILQVPLALKLEQSIELPLDSTGEERIRIVGQDDHLRLFTPADYLAALERAGFTVERYDAFEDDDAAATAWMIDPFELLYLCHN from the coding sequence ATGCTGAACAAGAAAAAAATCGGACGAATGATCCCCTATCCCGTGATCGAAAACGGGCGGAAGGTGATCAATATCGGGCCGCATCGGTGTCAGGTCTGCCAGTCGCCCGTGCGGCGGTTCCGCGACACCGGCTATGGCTTTGAAGTGCTGGAGCGTCTGCAGGTCGTGGGCGGGCTGCGCCGCTTCGCCGACCAGTGCCCGGTGTGCCATTCCAGCTCGCGCGAACGGCTGATCTGGTTCTGGCTGTCGCAGGCGGACAAGGGCTTCCGCTTCGCGCGCGACATCACAATCGCGCACTTCGCCCCCGAAAAGGGCCTGACGCGGCGAATCAGCGAAGCCGCGCCGAAGAACTACACCGCCTATGATTTCGAACCTTCGCGCTATCGCCATATCGACACGGTCGAACAGGCCGACCTGTCGGCGCTGCCGATGGCGGATGACAGCGTGGATCTGCTGATCTGCAACCACGTGCTCGAACACGTGCCCGATGTCGATCTCGCGCTTGCGCAGATCCGCCGTGTGCTGAAGCCCGGCGGGACGGCGATCCTGCAGGTGCCGCTGGCGCTGAAGCTGGAGCAGTCGATCGAATTGCCGCTCGATTCCACCGGAGAGGAACGCATCCGGATCGTGGGCCAGGACGATCACCTTCGCTTGTTTACCCCGGCAGACTACCTCGCCGCACTGGAGCGGGCGGGCTTTACCGTTGAGCGGTACGACGCCTTTGAAGATGACGACGCGGCGGCCACTGCCTGGATGATTGATCCCTTTGAACTGCTCTATCTCTGCCACAATTAA
- a CDS encoding glycosyltransferase family 2 protein gives MTDAPPQIVDTASHTADPGGNTRPPLSILIVAYNSRQYIADCIGSVIQHTAPGSYEILLVDNGTDGTEALIREAFPAVRVIPSQGNIGFGKGNNLLAGHARGDYLLLLNPDTQLVDSAIDRLLAFAQTQPGDAWGGVTTYPDGELDGGNFLTIPSVGAILREAFGLPGDQPDRAELENLQAPKQVSVLCGGFMMISRRAWDMLDGFDPTFLLYAEEIDLFTRMQQAGLNVWLSPDSRIVHDVGSGAIYSAARTRYKFTGLMHYARRHWPGVGALVVGLAYWLTAFRRWGTSAALGLVSGKHRARRAAYGPIVMQPGQWWNGYRGRTSLD, from the coding sequence ATGACCGACGCGCCACCACAGATTGTGGACACCGCCAGCCACACGGCAGACCCGGGCGGGAATACCAGACCACCACTGAGCATCCTGATCGTTGCCTATAATTCCCGCCAATACATCGCCGACTGCATCGGTTCGGTGATCCAGCACACGGCCCCCGGCTCCTACGAGATCCTCCTGGTCGACAACGGCACGGATGGGACCGAGGCGCTGATACGCGAGGCCTTCCCCGCGGTGCGCGTCATCCCCAGTCAGGGCAATATCGGTTTCGGCAAGGGCAACAACCTGCTCGCAGGCCACGCGCGGGGCGATTATCTGTTGCTGCTCAATCCCGACACGCAACTTGTCGACTCGGCAATCGACCGGCTGCTTGCCTTCGCCCAGACCCAGCCGGGCGATGCTTGGGGCGGGGTGACGACCTATCCCGATGGCGAGCTGGATGGCGGCAATTTCCTCACCATCCCCTCGGTTGGCGCCATTCTGCGCGAGGCCTTCGGCTTGCCGGGCGATCAGCCGGACCGGGCCGAGCTGGAGAACCTTCAGGCGCCCAAGCAGGTGTCGGTCTTGTGCGGCGGGTTCATGATGATCAGCCGCCGCGCATGGGACATGCTGGACGGCTTTGACCCTACCTTCCTGCTCTATGCCGAGGAGATCGATCTGTTCACCCGCATGCAGCAGGCCGGCCTCAATGTCTGGCTGTCGCCCGATAGTCGGATCGTGCACGATGTCGGCAGCGGCGCGATCTATTCCGCTGCGCGCACGCGTTACAAGTTCACCGGACTGATGCACTATGCCCGCCGCCATTGGCCGGGCGTGGGCGCGCTGGTGGTCGGCCTTGCCTATTGGCTGACCGCCTTCCGGCGCTGGGGCACCAGCGCGGCTCTCGGGCTGGTTTCGGGCAAGCACCGCGCCCGGCGCGCCGCCTATGGCCCAATCGTTATGCAGCCGGGCCAGTGGTGGAACGGCTATCGCGGGCGCACGTCGCTGGACTGA
- a CDS encoding O-antigen ligase family protein → MATRIAPAAYRRRPIVPPGYQTVAPGQHLIVPLIAFYALLMPAGLALDIGGVMLPPYRVALMVMAPFAIFEMARRNMRLTLPDYLLILGSIWVIPAYLMTSGVGKAIEGGGSFVVDSLGGYLIGRAYITDVRRLRTFLQKALPGVIIIAIILAIESISHELLIADLFPQRARIDKLYEVRYGLLRARASFPHSILAGMFMTSLLPLYFLSGVQSPSKWLGALASFGAVFTVSSSAILSIIMAVFLIGYKMVFNLILRLRERMVYIAYAFVALYVSLELTTSTGAIRTLIRNFTLDPRSGYYRILIWDYGTASVARNPLFGIGDRSMPRARWMITETIDNHWLMLAVKFGLPCALLILLGVIVAVWRCGQRNRGLNDYDRATTFGAIVSLSSSAMIMWTTSIWANNLAWFMIVAGVVISLTDQLPQTPRRLPYQVARNRRAADPPPQ, encoded by the coding sequence ATGGCGACACGAATTGCTCCAGCTGCCTATCGCCGGAGGCCGATCGTGCCGCCCGGTTACCAGACCGTTGCGCCCGGCCAGCACCTAATCGTTCCGCTGATCGCGTTCTATGCGCTGCTGATGCCTGCGGGCCTCGCGCTGGACATCGGCGGGGTCATGCTTCCGCCTTACCGTGTCGCGCTGATGGTGATGGCGCCTTTCGCGATCTTCGAAATGGCACGCCGGAACATGCGGCTGACGCTGCCCGACTATTTGCTGATCCTGGGGAGCATATGGGTGATCCCGGCCTATCTGATGACGTCAGGGGTCGGCAAGGCAATTGAAGGCGGCGGCAGTTTCGTGGTCGATTCGCTTGGCGGTTACCTAATCGGCCGCGCCTACATCACCGACGTGCGCCGCCTTCGGACCTTCCTCCAGAAAGCTCTGCCCGGCGTGATTATCATCGCCATTATTTTGGCGATTGAGTCAATTTCGCATGAGCTGCTGATTGCCGATCTGTTCCCGCAACGCGCGCGGATCGATAAGCTTTATGAGGTCCGTTACGGGCTCCTGCGCGCCCGAGCATCGTTTCCGCATTCGATTTTGGCAGGCATGTTCATGACATCGCTTCTGCCACTGTATTTCCTGTCAGGAGTACAAAGCCCATCCAAGTGGCTTGGGGCCTTGGCATCGTTCGGAGCGGTCTTCACTGTTAGCTCTTCGGCCATCTTATCGATCATTATGGCAGTGTTTCTTATCGGCTATAAGATGGTCTTCAATCTTATACTGCGGCTCCGCGAAAGGATGGTCTACATCGCCTATGCGTTCGTCGCACTCTACGTCTCACTTGAGCTGACGACTTCCACCGGTGCTATCCGGACTCTCATACGCAACTTCACGCTTGACCCGAGAAGTGGTTATTACCGCATTCTCATCTGGGACTACGGCACAGCGTCCGTGGCACGCAACCCACTTTTCGGTATCGGCGATAGATCCATGCCGCGCGCGCGTTGGATGATTACCGAAACGATTGACAATCACTGGCTGATGCTGGCGGTAAAATTCGGTCTGCCATGCGCGCTTTTGATCTTGCTTGGCGTGATCGTGGCAGTCTGGCGGTGCGGTCAACGAAACCGCGGACTGAATGATTATGATCGGGCAACAACATTCGGTGCGATCGTGTCCCTTTCGAGTTCGGCCATGATTATGTGGACCACATCCATCTGGGCCAATAATCTGGCTTGGTTCATGATCGTCGCAGGCGTGGTAATATCATTAACAGATCAGTTGCCCCAAACACCGAGGCGTCTGCCTTATCAGGTGGCCCGAAACCGCCGCGCAGCGGATCCGCCTCCTCAATGA
- a CDS encoding GMC family oxidoreductase has product MTHPMWDVIVIGSGMGGSMAAGVLAKAGLTTLVLESGALSSGGGAKLSFKDKLKQKLASSPDPDPGSGKWRDPLLVRQSAGQSYRAVRPVVGELAGGSGALYGAALGRARRSDFEVDFRPADWLADAPSALPNAWPVGFDTIKPFYRRCEAMLRVAGTRDPLDPDDDADLREPPSVSGNTAALVDLLTANGRHPYRMHVGIDYLPGCSECQGSVCLRRCKSDSFGRVLAPLLDEGRATMRSVAYVDRIERKAGGHFEVVTRTPDGKSESIAARLVVLAAGALNSPLVLQRSADLWPSSRVPEMVGGGLMFHFGDIFAVMDANPADGAHGPFKTLGFRDHYMDGAMPLAECQSLGMAGSPWMVGKYLEEEAVALGLARLPFVPVGADIVGRIAAAQYRNAYLFTSNLEDLPYRSNRVEAVGVDPKSGQDRIGVTYRAPEELMVRARRLRALQEQAFAPLKVSFLKRLGAPNLGHPMGTCRMGDDPQTSVVDPSGQVWGQPGLFVVDASAFASSLGINPALTVAANALRVAEGILAGAPDPLRGAQSEPAGAFDTP; this is encoded by the coding sequence ATGACGCATCCCATGTGGGATGTCATCGTCATCGGCAGCGGCATGGGCGGCAGCATGGCCGCCGGGGTGCTGGCGAAGGCAGGTCTGACGACGCTGGTGCTCGAAAGCGGGGCGCTGTCTTCCGGCGGCGGGGCCAAGCTGTCGTTCAAGGACAAGCTCAAGCAGAAGCTCGCCAGTTCGCCCGATCCTGATCCGGGCAGCGGCAAATGGCGCGATCCGCTGCTGGTGCGCCAGTCTGCCGGTCAGTCCTACCGCGCGGTAAGACCGGTGGTGGGCGAGCTTGCGGGCGGATCAGGCGCCCTCTACGGGGCCGCCCTTGGCCGCGCGCGGCGCAGCGATTTCGAAGTCGATTTCCGCCCGGCCGACTGGCTCGCTGATGCGCCCTCGGCCCTGCCCAATGCCTGGCCGGTGGGGTTCGACACGATCAAGCCGTTCTATCGCCGGTGCGAGGCGATGCTGCGGGTGGCCGGAACGCGCGACCCGCTCGATCCCGACGACGATGCCGACTTGCGCGAGCCCCCGTCGGTTTCGGGCAACACGGCGGCGCTGGTCGATCTGCTGACCGCCAATGGCCGTCATCCGTACCGGATGCATGTCGGCATCGATTACCTGCCCGGCTGTTCCGAATGTCAGGGCAGCGTGTGCCTGCGTCGCTGCAAGTCCGACAGCTTCGGCCGCGTGCTGGCTCCGCTGCTGGACGAGGGGCGCGCAACCATGCGCAGCGTCGCCTATGTCGACCGGATCGAACGCAAGGCGGGCGGTCATTTCGAGGTGGTGACCCGCACCCCTGACGGCAAGAGCGAGTCGATCGCGGCGCGGCTGGTGGTGCTGGCGGCGGGCGCGCTCAATTCGCCGCTAGTGCTCCAGCGCTCGGCCGATCTGTGGCCTTCGAGCCGCGTGCCCGAGATGGTGGGGGGGGGCCTGATGTTCCACTTCGGCGATATCTTTGCGGTCATGGACGCCAACCCGGCCGACGGCGCGCACGGCCCCTTCAAGACACTGGGCTTCCGCGACCATTACATGGACGGCGCCATGCCGCTGGCCGAGTGCCAGTCGCTCGGCATGGCAGGCTCGCCATGGATGGTGGGCAAGTATCTCGAAGAAGAGGCGGTCGCGCTCGGCCTTGCGCGCCTGCCCTTTGTCCCGGTAGGCGCAGACATTGTCGGACGGATCGCTGCCGCGCAGTATCGCAACGCCTATCTGTTCACCTCCAACCTCGAAGATCTGCCCTATCGTAGCAACCGGGTGGAGGCTGTGGGCGTCGATCCGAAGTCCGGGCAGGACCGGATCGGGGTGACCTATCGCGCGCCAGAGGAACTGATGGTGCGCGCCCGGCGTCTGAGGGCATTGCAGGAACAGGCCTTCGCCCCGCTCAAGGTCAGCTTTCTCAAGCGGCTGGGGGCACCCAATCTCGGACACCCGATGGGCACCTGCCGGATGGGGGACGATCCGCAGACATCGGTGGTGGATCCGTCCGGACAGGTGTGGGGGCAGCCGGGACTGTTCGTGGTGGACGCATCGGCCTTTGCCTCGAGCCTCGGGATCAACCCGGCGCTCACGGTTGCGGCCAATGCGCTGCGGGTGGCCGAGGGAATCCTTGCCGGTGCGCCAGACCCCCTTCGCGGTGCGCAAAGCGAGCCTGCCGGAGCGTTTGACACGCCCTGA